Within the Opitutaceae bacterium TAV5 genome, the region TTCTTTAGATCATTTTATGTAGCTCTGTAGCCGCAGGAGCTTCACTTGCGCAGCCCGCCCATGCAGTTCGTAGCATTGACCGACTGATGCTGGCATCCCAAGCGTCTTGTTTAGCGACGAGGAGAACGGGGGCCTGTAAGAACTCCTCGAAGCCACCGTGTTCGACGGCGAATCAAACCGGAACACCTACGCCTGGTTCATCAGGCTGCGCGACGGTCGCATCGTCGAGATCACCGCTTTCCTTGACTCCATCGCCTTCGACAAATTCTGGCGACGCGTGCAGCCTCGGAAGCCTCCTTAACACCTGAACGCATCCGGCATCCTCTCTCTCCCTGTCTCACTCGACGGCGCACCCAAGTCCGACTCCCGCCTTCCCGGCCGGATGATGTTGAATTACCGGACCGTCGCGTGAGGGCTCCCGTCGCTTCACATGCGACCAACACAGTAACCAGCCAAAAGGAACTCCTGCGATCCCCTGCGTGTCACCCGAGTCTGCACGCTCGATTCCGAGTGGTGCAACCGCGTCGGGTTCCTTGCCCGCAAGTGGCGGCGCGAACTGGACTATCGCTTGCGCAAAATGCTCTGGGCGTTTACCGACAACCGCATCGCTGTGCGAATGGCACGACGGTTGCGGACAGTGGTTCCGCAGCCGGTCTCTCAAACCGGGCCAACCCCGTCGGTCGCCGGGCCTGTGGTCGAGCGAGATGACCGAGGCTTCGTCTGGCCGCCCCAGCCGGTGTCCGACCTCATAAATCAGGCGCATGCAGTCCCGCATCGCCTGATGGCTCATCCCGCCGGGCAACCCGAGGATTTTCGACGTGACCGTTTATTCCCGCGTCCGGTTGTCACTCACCGGCGAACCGCCTCCCGGACGGCAGTTTTCAGGTCGATGTGGTTTTCGGGAGTGAGCACGAGGAAAGGCACGTCGAACTTTTCGTAACGCTGCCGCTCGATACCACTGATCTCCTCGACACCGACGGCCAGAATCGTGCCGGCGTAACCGGCTTCCCTCAGCGCGCGGACCACCCGCAGGCCGGAGCCTTCCGCTGTCTGGTGATGATCCACGATGATCACTCCGAACGGCGGCTCTCCGGTCTTCCCGACAAGGGCCACCGCCTGCGCCGCATCATCGGCATAACTCCACTCGCACTCCACGTCC harbors:
- a CDS encoding response regulator receiver → MKKPIERNVVAAGRGTPPLRLLYVESHWLARKTVGYLMQDVECEWSYADDAAQAVALVGKTGEPPFGVIIVDHHQTAEGSGLRVVRALREAGYAGTILAVGVEEISGIERQRYEKFDVPFLVLTPENHIDLKTAVREAVRR